Proteins found in one Salvelinus alpinus chromosome 11, SLU_Salpinus.1, whole genome shotgun sequence genomic segment:
- the LOC139533549 gene encoding beta-2-microglobulin-like isoform X3, with protein MKTVLSVVAFCVVLVTINAKESSPKVQVYSRNPGEHGKDNTLICHVSAFHPPDISIQLLKNGVEIPDAKQTDLAFEQGWQFHLTKSVGFTPASGEEYTCRVRHLKNLKTYTWEPDM; from the exons ATGAAAACGGTTTTGTCCGTAGTTGCTTTCTGCGTCGTGTTGGTGACCATAAACGCAAAAGAAT CTTCCCCCAAAGTGCAGGTGTACAGCCGTAACCCAGGGGAACATGGGAAGGACAACACCCTGATCTGTCACGTGAGTGCCTTCCACCCCCCTGACATCAGCATCCAGCTCCTGAAGAACGGTGTGGAGATCCCCGACGCCAAGCAGACAGACCTGGCCTTCGAACAGGGGTGGCAGTTCCACCTCACCAAGAGTGTTGGATTCACACCAGCCAGCGGAGAGGAGTACACCTGCAGAGTCCGCCACCTGAAGAATCTGAAGACCtacacctggg
- the LOC139533539 gene encoding serine protease FAM111A-like isoform X2: protein MAAMVKSEPLKSNIYPETEHCHSFSFSSPTHKITKEEITCTKPGTILRALETNDTFKELNQMDKKTLKGKDIVIKSCKGYIVKHFPCWLIKEDDLLTIEMVTHATDETAGVTDEETDNYVTFSIETTGGKNSKTKPILGNKQLQSYGPLCVYAKQKEEVKQALRNDGRFSDIVFEQKCQLSERSTGSKVSMGQIAKKLNGRNFEICLTKHKEKTATKMETSDSTIKTNVNSEGDATQTSLFDPSPDSEGDGTQTSPSTLTTKTSDVGESSSKTKQKRKCNPIPDHGEILTILRNQFDDLVKQMESRREDSQKKTFPEELDLMKQEFGKIRQKFSEVHRVKKLIELGASVCQVIVDGVQGVQGTGFVLFDNFVLTNAHLFGDNVRHNMQLLVDVSVKFNYENPNGSDVNVFKAKTLLIDFQYEDKGKHYIDYAILEMDPQNKKQKKKVPPGLLREYGPVPACGGACLIGHPGGLVKQMEPTSIIGSEIREEAANKYKRENGHAIFTINDDVEKNKKRYEEVMQENKDDFVTYNTSFFHGSSGSPVFDDLGRVFGMHTGGFDYEDKLTQSKQSVLEYALPLFTILQNFVIRLREDNNQAVLTRVQDEAQKNLFLFEALFKTDGDEPMDMS from the exons ATGGCAGCCATGGTGAAGTCTGAGCCGCTTAAGAGCAAT ATTTATCCAGAAACGGAACACTGTCACTCATTCTCCTTCAGTTCCCCAACTCATAAAATAACCAAAGAGGAAATCACCTGCACCAAACCTGGAACAATATTGAGAGCACTTGAAACTAATGACACATTCAAGGAGTTAAACCAAATGGACAAGAAGACACTGAAAGGGAAAGACATTGTCATCAAGAGTTGTAAGGGGTACATAGTGAAGCACTTTCCATGTTGGCTGATCAAAGAGGATGACCTTCTCACTATTGAGATGGTCACACATGCCACAGATGAAACTGCAGGAGTAACGGATGAGGAAACAGACAATTATGTAACTTTCTCTATTGAGACAACAGGAGGGAAAAACAGCAAAACAAAACCAATACTTGGAAACAAACAACTTCAGTCCTACGGACCTCTATGTGTCTATGCAAAACAGAAGGAGGAAGTGAAGCAGGCTCTACGAAATGATGGACGCTTCTCTGACATTGTGTTTGAACAAAAATGTCAGCTCTCTGAGCGATCAACAGGAAGCAAGGTTTCAATGGGGCAAATAGCAAAAAAACTTAATGGTCGAAACTTTGAAATCTGTCTGACAAAACATAAGGAGAAAACGGCAACTAAGATGGAAACATCTGACTCCACAATAAAAACAAACGTAAACTCTGAAGGAGACGCCACACAAACATCTCTGTTCGACCCAAGCCCTGACTCTGAAGGAGACGGCACACAGACGTCTCCATCGACGCTAACAACTAAAACATCAGATGTAGGGGAGTCCTCTTCAAAAACAAAGCAGAAACGGAAATGCAATCCCATTCCAGACCATGGTGAAATATTGACGATCCTTCGCAACCAGTTTGATGATCTGGTGAAGCAGATGGAAAGTAGGAGGGAGGACAGCCAAAAGAAGACATTTCCTGAAGAGTTGGATCTGATGAAGCAGGAATTCGGGAAAATCAGACAAAAGTTCTCTGAGGTTCACAGAGTGAAGAAATTGATTGAACTTGGTGCCTCCGTTTGTCAGGTGATTGTTGACGGTGTTCAGGGTGTTCAGGGAACAGGCTTTGTGCTGTTTGACAACTTCGTCCTAACAAATGCACATTTGTTTGGTGACAATGTAAGACATAACATGCAGCTGTTAGTCGATGTATCTGTGAAGTTCAACTATGAAAATCCAAATGGATCCGATGTGAACGTATTCAAAGCAAAAACCCTGCTGATCGACTTTCAATATGAAGATAAGGGAAAACATTATATAGACTATGCCATACTGGAGATGGATCCTCAGAATAAGAAGCAAAAGAAAAAGGTCCCTCCTGGTCTTCTCCGTGAATATGGCCCAGTTCCAGCATGCGGTGGGGCCTGCCTCATTGGACACCCAGGTGGACTGGTGAAACAAATGGAACCCACCTCCATCATTGGCAGTGAGATAAGAGAGGAGGCTGCGAATAAATATAAACGGGAAAATGGACATGCAATCTTCACAATAAATGATGATGTTGAAAAAAACAAAAAGCGCTACGAGGAAGTGATGCAGGAGAACAAGGACGACTTTGTGACCTATAACACCTCCTTCTTCCATGGATCTTCTGGCTCTCCAGTCTTCGATGACCTTGGTCGAGTGTTTGGCATGCATACTGGTGGCTTTGACTATGAGGATAAACTCACTCAGAGCAAACAGAGTGTGTTAGAGTACGCCCTCCCTCTGTTCACCATATTACAGAACTTTGTCATCCGTTTGAGGGAGGACAACAATCAGGCAGTTTTGACAAGAGTTCAGGACGAGGCACAGAAAAACCTCTTCCTGTTTGAGGCTCTTTTCAAGACCGATGGTGATGAGCCTATGGATATGTCGTAG